A window of [Ruminococcus] lactaris ATCC 29176 genomic DNA:
GATAAGTTTACCATTGATTTTCAACAGATTTTTATCCCCACAGTTTCCACAAGAAATTATTTTGATATCTACAGAGTTTTCCATATGCGAAAAGCCTTAATTTATAAGGGCTGGAAGTAGTTTTTCACTTATCCACAGCCCCTATTACTGATAAGACGGAATTTTTTTCATTTATATATCTATAAAAGCCGCCCCGGAACTTTATCCACAAACCCGGTACGGACCCGAAAGGAGTTATCATCATATGAAAATTATTTGTACGAAATCAAATCTTGTAAAAGGAGTCAGCATTGTTTCAAAAGCTGTTCCATCTAAGACAACCATGCCAATCCTTGAATGTATTCTTATTGATGCTACTACAGATGTTGTAAAGCTGACAGCAAACGATATGGAACTTGGCATTGAGACATCTATTGATGGCGACATTGTTGAACGTGGTATTATTGCCCTGAACGCAAAAATCTTTTCTGAAATCGTAAGAAAACTTCCGGACAGTGAAGTTACGATCGAGACAGAATCCGATAACCAGGCTCTGATTACCTGTGAAAAAGCAAAATTCAGCATTGCAGCTCAGTCAGGAGATGACTTCTCCTATTTACCTGCAATCGAAAGTAATGATTTTATCACGGTGTCTGAATTTACATTGAAAGAAGCAATCCGTCAGACCATTTTCTCTATCGCTGATAATGATACGAACAAAATGATGACCGGAGAATTGTTCGAGATCACAGAGAATGTTCTGAAAGTAGTATCTCTTGATGGTCACAGAATCTCAATCAGAAAGATTGATCTGAAAGATTCTTATGAACCAAGAAAAGTCATTGTTCCAGGAAAAACTCTGCAGGAGATCAGTAAAATCATTGGAGGAGAAGCTGAAGCAGAGGTCCAGATTTCATTTACAAAGAACCATATTGTATTTGAATTTGACAGAACAGTTGTTGTATCAAGACTGATTGAGGGAGAATATTTCAGAATTGATCAGATGCTTTCCAGTGACTACGAGACAAAAGTCCGGGTAAATAAAAGAGAATTACTGGATTGTATCGACCGTGCGACACTTCTGATCAAAGAAGGAGACAAGAAGCCGATCATCATTGATATCAAGGATGATGCAATGCAGATGATGATCAAATCACAGATCGGTTCCATGGATGAGGTAATTCTCTGTACAAAAGACGGAAAAGATCTGATGATCGGATTTAACCCGAAATTCCTGATCGATGCACTGAGAGTCATTGATGATGAAGAAGTAGATCTTTATTTCATGAATGCAAAAGCTCCATGCTTTATCAAGGATGAGGAACAAAGTTATATTTATCTGATTTTGCCGGTTAATTTTAATGCGGCAGTTTAGGAGAGAAAAATGGAACAATTTAAACTTCGTGAAAGTGATGAATTTATCAAACTTGGACAGGTACTGAAAGCTGCCGGACTGGTAGAAAATGGTGTGGAAGCAAAAGAGGTCATACAAAACGGACTGGTAGCTGTCAATGGTGAGATTGATACAAGACGTGGCAGAAAGCTGTATCCGGGCGATACAGCAACTTTTGATGGAAATGAAATAAAAATTGAAAAATAGTTGGAAAACGTGTAAAATAGCATATGAGAGTCTGTCTCAGGGATGCTATTTAGCGGTAGTGGGACAGATATGGTTATCAGATCTTTAAGATTAAAAAATTATAGAAATTATGATCTGCTGGATATGTCCTTTGATCCTAAGACGAATATCCTGTATGGCGATAATGCACAGGGAAAGACGAATATTTTAGAGGCTTTGTATTTGTCGGGAACGACAAAATCCCACAGGGGAACAAAAGACCGGGATATGATCCAGTTCGGGCATGATGAAGCACATCTTGAGATGGTCGTTGAAAAAAAGGGGCTTACTTTTCAGATCGATATGCATTTGAAAAAGAACAGTCCAAAAGGAATTGCAATCGACCGTATTCCGATCCGCAAGGCAAGTGAATTATTCGGAATCGTACATTTTGTATTTTTTTCGCCGGAAGATCTGAACATCATCAAAGAGGGACCGGCGGGAAGACGAAGATTTATCGATCTTGAGCTTTCGCAGCTTGATAAGATTTATTTGAGTAATCTGACGAATTATAACCGGATCATCAATCAACGCAATGCGTTGCTGAAAGATATTTATAATCATCAGAATCTTGCGGAGACACTGGATATATGGGATATGCAGCTTGCGGAATATGGTACAAGAGTACTGGAAAGACGCCAGCAGTTTATTGAACAGGTAAACGGGATTATTTCAGATATTCATTATCGCCTGACCGGTGGAAAGGAACGAATCTGTCTGTCATATGAATCGGGAACAGGCGGACGTTCACTGGAAGAAGCTTTGAAGAGGAACCGCGACAGAGATCTTCGGATGAAGAGTACTTCTGTCGGACCGCACAGAGATGATATCTGTTTCCTGAGTGGAGAGCTGGATATCCGGAAGTTCGGATCGCAGGGACAGCAGAGAACAACTGCGTTATCGTTAAAACTGGCAGAAATCGAGCTGGTAAAGCAGATGATAAAAGATACGCCTGTACTTTTATTGGATGATGTGTTGTCTGAACTGGATAAAAGCAGGCAAAACTATTTATTGGACAGTATTCATGATATTCAGACTGTAGTAACGTGTACGGGACTGGATGAATTTGTGAATCATAGATTTTCAATCAATAAAGTGTTCCATATCCAGGATGGAACGGTAGCAAAAGAAAACTAGGAGGTTGGAGAATGGGTGCATCAGGTACAGAATTTGACGCTGAATATGGAGCGGATCAGATTCAGATATTGGAAGGCTTGGAAGCCGTAAGGAAAAGACCCGGAATGTATATAGGCAGCACCTCTGTCAGAGGACTCCATCATCTTGTCTATGAGATCGTGGACAATGCGGTGGATGAGGCTTTGGCAGGATATTGCGATAAGATTGTTGTGGATATCAACAAGGATAATTCGATCACAGTTACAGATAATGGACGTGGTATTCCTGTAGGTATCAACCATAAGGCGGGTCTTCCAGCGGTGGAAGTTGTATTTACCATCCTTCATGCCGGCGGTAAATTCGGCGGTGGAGGCTATAAGGTATCCGGTGGTCTTCATGGAGTTGGTGCATCTGTTGTAAATGCCCTCTCAGAATGGCTGGAAGTAGAAATCTGCCATGAAGGAAAAATTTATAAGCAGCGTTATGAACGGGGAAAGGTATGTTATAAGCTGCGGATCGAGGGAGACTGTGATCCAGAGCTGACAGGGACAAAAGTAACATTCCTTCCGGATAAAGAGATTTTTGAGGAGACGGTTTTTGATTATAATACGTTAAAGCAACGTTTCCGTGAAATGGCATTTCTGACCAAGGGACTGAAGATCCAGTTGCGGGATCTTCGGGAAGAGGAAGTCCATGAGCATACATTCCACTATGAAGGTGGGATTAAAGAGTTTGTTACTTACCTGAATAAAAGCAAGACTCCTCTTTATGACCAGATTATTTACTGCGAGGGAATGAAAGATAACGTTTATGTTGAGGTTGCAATGCAGCATAACGATTCTTACAATGAGACGACATATGGTTTTGTAAATAATATTACAACACCGGAAGGCGGAACGCATATTGCAGGATTCAGAAGCGCATTAACGAAGACATTTAATGATTATGCAAAGAAAAATAAACTGCTCAAAGAAAGCGAACAGCTTTCGGGCGATGATATCCGTGAAGGACTGACGGCAATCATCAGTGTCAAGATCGAAGATCCACAGTTTGAAGGACAGACCAAGCAGAAACTCGGTAACAGTGAAGCAAGGGGAGCGGTTGATAATATCGTGCGTACCCAGCTTGAGATCTTTTTAGAGCAGAATCCGAGTGTCGCAAAGCTGACGATTGATAAATCCATGATGGCACAGCGTGCAAGGGAAGCGGCAAGAAAGGCAAGAGACCTTACGAGAAGAAAATCTGCCCTGGAGGGAATGTCTCTTCCGGGAAAACTGGCAGACTGCTCAGATAAAGATCCTTCCAAATGTGAGATTTATATCGTCGAGGGAGATTCTGCCGGCGGTTCAGCGAAGACGGCCAGAGACCGTGCAACGCAGGCAATTCTTCCGCTGAGAGGAAAAATTCTGAACGTGGAAAAAGCACGTCTGGATAAAATTTACGGAAATGCGGAGATCAAGGCAATGATCACTGCATTCGGAACAGGTATCCATGATGATTTTGATATTTCAAAACTGAGATATCATAAGATCATTATCATGACAGATGCCGATGTAGACGGTGCCCATATCAGTACATTATTATTGACATTTATGTATCGGTTTATGCCTGATCTTATCAAAGAAGGATATGTATATCTTGCACAGCCTCCGCTGTATAAGCTGGAGAAAAATAAAAAAGTATGGTATGCATACAGTGATGAAGAACTAAATCAGATCCTGACAGAAGTTGGAAGAGATAATAATAATAAAATTCAGCGATACAAAGGTCTTGGTGAGATGGATGCCGAGCAGCTTTGGGATACGACCATGGATCCTGAACATAGAATCCTTCTCAGAGTTACGATGGATGATGAAACTTCCTCCGAACTCGACCTTACTTTTACCACACTGATGGGAGATAAAGTAGAACCACGAAGAGAATTTATCGAAGAAAACGCAAAATACGTACAAAATTTGGATATATAGTATTTAACAGCGACGAGCCATACAGTTTGTTCAGGAGCAATGGCGAGTTTACCCGGCAAGTGCTTTTGAACGAACTGTGTGGGTTGGCATTGGAAATGCCAACCCAGCGAGAAAATCG
This region includes:
- the dnaN gene encoding DNA polymerase III subunit beta codes for the protein MKIICTKSNLVKGVSIVSKAVPSKTTMPILECILIDATTDVVKLTANDMELGIETSIDGDIVERGIIALNAKIFSEIVRKLPDSEVTIETESDNQALITCEKAKFSIAAQSGDDFSYLPAIESNDFITVSEFTLKEAIRQTIFSIADNDTNKMMTGELFEITENVLKVVSLDGHRISIRKIDLKDSYEPRKVIVPGKTLQEISKIIGGEAEAEVQISFTKNHIVFEFDRTVVVSRLIEGEYFRIDQMLSSDYETKVRVNKRELLDCIDRATLLIKEGDKKPIIIDIKDDAMQMMIKSQIGSMDEVILCTKDGKDLMIGFNPKFLIDALRVIDDEEVDLYFMNAKAPCFIKDEEQSYIYLILPVNFNAAV
- a CDS encoding RNA-binding S4 domain-containing protein, whose protein sequence is MEQFKLRESDEFIKLGQVLKAAGLVENGVEAKEVIQNGLVAVNGEIDTRRGRKLYPGDTATFDGNEIKIEK
- the recF gene encoding DNA replication/repair protein RecF (All proteins in this family for which functions are known are DNA-binding proteins that assist the filamentation of RecA onto DNA for the initiation of recombination or recombinational repair.) codes for the protein MVIRSLRLKNYRNYDLLDMSFDPKTNILYGDNAQGKTNILEALYLSGTTKSHRGTKDRDMIQFGHDEAHLEMVVEKKGLTFQIDMHLKKNSPKGIAIDRIPIRKASELFGIVHFVFFSPEDLNIIKEGPAGRRRFIDLELSQLDKIYLSNLTNYNRIINQRNALLKDIYNHQNLAETLDIWDMQLAEYGTRVLERRQQFIEQVNGIISDIHYRLTGGKERICLSYESGTGGRSLEEALKRNRDRDLRMKSTSVGPHRDDICFLSGELDIRKFGSQGQQRTTALSLKLAEIELVKQMIKDTPVLLLDDVLSELDKSRQNYLLDSIHDIQTVVTCTGLDEFVNHRFSINKVFHIQDGTVAKEN
- the gyrB gene encoding DNA topoisomerase (ATP-hydrolyzing) subunit B, encoding MGASGTEFDAEYGADQIQILEGLEAVRKRPGMYIGSTSVRGLHHLVYEIVDNAVDEALAGYCDKIVVDINKDNSITVTDNGRGIPVGINHKAGLPAVEVVFTILHAGGKFGGGGYKVSGGLHGVGASVVNALSEWLEVEICHEGKIYKQRYERGKVCYKLRIEGDCDPELTGTKVTFLPDKEIFEETVFDYNTLKQRFREMAFLTKGLKIQLRDLREEEVHEHTFHYEGGIKEFVTYLNKSKTPLYDQIIYCEGMKDNVYVEVAMQHNDSYNETTYGFVNNITTPEGGTHIAGFRSALTKTFNDYAKKNKLLKESEQLSGDDIREGLTAIISVKIEDPQFEGQTKQKLGNSEARGAVDNIVRTQLEIFLEQNPSVAKLTIDKSMMAQRAREAARKARDLTRRKSALEGMSLPGKLADCSDKDPSKCEIYIVEGDSAGGSAKTARDRATQAILPLRGKILNVEKARLDKIYGNAEIKAMITAFGTGIHDDFDISKLRYHKIIIMTDADVDGAHISTLLLTFMYRFMPDLIKEGYVYLAQPPLYKLEKNKKVWYAYSDEELNQILTEVGRDNNNKIQRYKGLGEMDAEQLWDTTMDPEHRILLRVTMDDETSSELDLTFTTLMGDKVEPRREFIEENAKYVQNLDI